A region of Theileria annulata chromosome 2, complete sequence, *** SEQUENCING IN PROGRESS *** DNA encodes the following proteins:
- a CDS encoding uncharacterized protein (chr2.cand.277 - hypothetical protein, contains 2 potential PF00027 cyclic nucleotide binding domains): MDKDKRIDKGLVLPTLLDYKVMEDFRRTLLKRPYEYLEDGNYDVYLKDNKKTKDEKETHVSVHRKELIKIYSDLLELIKRKQKHINSQFVNPKFDIARHNFKCICKNSIKFQDYHFKSASPPPSEPELKAKPSVKMPEVAEERLTVKQKSVTPELNEDNYEKGYIESSARTEETEQAESKSLIDTYFGLKSKEYSPPLPEKVKSTKLVDKRAKGVTFSALESMQKTGTLPESVQKSDSLVESIQKVGSLAESVQKMESLSSESYAESMERKDTYKVEDLMQMPSLNIEALHPSESMESSIESIKVRPKPREKSVKDAKTVDKQVEQIVQKVDQDVHKEVIDLQKSSLLNNQEVEMRNDLLHLLESVAVFSDLPKERLLELSSHFKLRSFFANTSIILAGEHPKEFYIVASGTVSSYVYDPSDSEDTYRLAYLSSDYFGESFIIDDTPSDEFYIADTHVTLQAMNSKLFKTLLADQFNAFKCRLTELKHYSSYGAHRLGTGKILTTRFGTTRLGTGKFGNTKFGTVRLGTKIGTSVNLDRFMTDEKEVKAYTVLGKELLVFMKNFYFFTKCEQMNKLAKKVTYQEYCNKEILEEVAKGNGLFMIFKGKISMQIYEQSNNRQLELLCFAPNSYFFNFKPKSETVSNILDRKSLVVTENVKLLYLAQKYVQKCLADSLPQMTTYLENLYKSRYIHISTVGDKVTSTSTSSGDEDSEDSVHEGVPDKSVSSSEVSESSGDDAASLSESPTPSKDLSDSPEPSKESTESVNYIEPTLEDSESIKESTDSIKESTETVKESTDSIKESTESVKDSELNVEDSDSIKESTDSIKDSESTPEDSELNVEDSESTPEDSEQTSDSVSEDGLIVSRRSFENAMDVSIRGSTYRSEKLESSRSGSIHTRQKFESSRSGSIHTSEKLESSRSSKLDSSRTYLTSDSSVLNKIASRRSFEDPADVSIRGSTYRSEKLDSSRSSSSLPSKSGIMLDNGRIVSRRSFEDPVDVSIRGSTFRSEKLDSSRSSRVEPKESSRSSLSSGREHFMDKIMRKMESYKSLIYSSDTPKTTSKDVSAREVTDDSVKESVKDELDYEMIRRNTLMASHVLISDTDLTSRTSSNEKPESSEHVLSEHFTSSRVSSGRPLSKTLSSEQVEPVVNIIESVVESLETFEDENREREQNLFDSIKESDVGSVASDVKFIFNLPNLEGDESVRKLNLESQEVSEKLDSSRVDGNDNFVSIKTLPMYNNLNIDLNKEPEVKYVEHHSLDEAVEASENMFEDEMEQMSDKIVQRQTSSSFLLTSNSINYGDASAEKIARLEALDKLISKNYPTVQDSINTVVEVIRLRSLNTHSSITPPVLTPSVHSLYNDLELENGDQLKKDIPEEKAEKLDELGSKSPSLDISEIPNLKKILSKVHEMYVGQEEQEQSVSGSKFSSIDDVYIHLNNIEKLYSKSYSTEMNALGPQVDNVPKPQADVVEGVKMETMDSVYGLDSMYKSSDDVMIEKVSEETKLEDAKPQVDVDESVKMGSMDSVYGLDSMYKSSDSMFELETLYKQTSNVLNKSLSDEIYDTDQDEVLEQTEPQDTLLTTISKSFNTITQEFTVDNITKKLSIDDITDKFTLDNITEGMSIDGIAEKLSVDGITEKFEGITLDNLSREISNIGEEISGMLSSKSTLKSGSDAAEIAGVEEAEEEQGTSVFESSKLMISSIFDNITIYPSKTMTPTESSEQTQLEPKEEQEEEKDEGYGEVELSENNVFIDKYNLVRRISLDSSSYVSSTSSTERTTSDTGGQQLENSSGEYTQPNQTIEYSDGSSLLNFPAGQILESMDSVSLDMDNSLEETSVDNSASLDTSVMDTSVVDMDNSPKDSGDASYLTSDKGLHSSVESFGTDAYSESFHSSDSSDSVTMDNSVVLDNSVTVDNSVTIKESQESSDYSESELTSSSTIRSEVEKVTNTTSVSEDNRSLCSSLNTTTDTSTTSVHSSDRSTITDSSANTSLTESVSVSDSVDTSLTESFSSRRTSMDSDFQDSTDINNASPFSGLSDNSSIVYSKQFSDFNESQSDQQELEQDEELNEEEEEDYEEQKYEDEEMEEEYAETDETVGSYEEEEEEYDEEMILNIKNLFISTLKNKYKSIGASFNAMDLECTGMVTCEVFLSFIEKLGIGAIDHREQNLMFELLKEDNKDYITVASFYRFSGECVTTLAELNQHFISIFGSSRMAFERFFTTLTKATMCSRVDFEYILTQVGIPEKDANVLFDALDVCENDSVSVFTILKILVGDWDRETALEYEEKINTNFNRLLTYLTPEADNFNSEFTRTLSSQFFDQGLDCSLVNDSYEEFYIDRELFYFDELYSLISSRPEFSQVSLPQKRFIISLFNIITFGPSAASSDSEEDSNPSEQCSEEDKMEQVDLICSNEYDVPLIALISGTADVSFEGITYPKHVKFTGPSFPNYEQFIQSAQVYTTPEPIPTNKTPCNYNITVSNSQSKSQGRENVVGIMPLTSFIYNVVPLLNERSRRLPVMLQFLKTVPSFSVYTDEELDNIVVACTVRQFKLHETVIKTGEVPTHFYLIFNGSVTITNEFNFQFKTVSKGNFFSTFDIVNNQLNTFTVYANCTLVLLSWERSEFFRVFTKYATLLDNDSCNMDDFQNQISQKSIDKKVSFAETP; encoded by the coding sequence ATGGATAAAGATAAGAGAATTGATAAGGGTTTGGTATTGCCTACCTTGTTGGACTATAAAGTGATGGAGGATTTTAGGCGCACACTGTTAAAGAGACCATATGAATATTTGGAAGATGGGAACTATGATGTGTATTTAAAGGATAATAAGAAGACGAAGGATGAGAAGGAAACACATGTGTCAGTGCACAGAAAGGAACTAATTAAGATATATTCAGACCTTTTGGAATTGATTAAACGTAAACAGAAGCATATCAACTCACAGTTTGTTAACCCCAAGTTCGATATTGCAAGACACAACTTTAAGTGTATTTGCaaaaattctattaaattCCAAGACTACCATTTCAAATCCGCTTCTCCACCCCCAAGCGAACCTGAACTTAAAGCCAAGCCTTCCGTAAAAATGCCTGAAGTCGCAGAGGAAAGGCTAACAGTTAAGCAGAAGAGTGTAACTCCGGAATTAAATGAGGATAATTATGAAAAGGGATATATAGAATCGTCAGCGAGAACTGAAGAAACTGAACAAGCTGAATCCAAATCTCTTATAGATACCTATTTCGGACTCAAATCAAAAGAGTACTCGCCTCCCTTGCCTGAAAAGGTAAAGTCAACCAAATTAGTAGATAAGAGGGCTAAAGGAGTAACATTTTCAGCATTAGAAAGCATGCAAAAAACGGGAACGTTGCCCGAAAGTGTCCAAAAAAGTGATTCGTTGGTTGAAAGCATCCAAAAAGTAGGTTCACTCGCTGAAAGCGTACAAAAAATGGAGTCATTGTCTTCAGAATCTTATGCAGAGTCAATGGAACGTAAAGATACATATAAAGTTGAGGACCTGATGCAAATGCCTTCGCTGAATATTGAAGCTTTACACCCGTCAGAGTCAATGGAAAGTTCTATAGAGTCAATCAAAGTGAGACCGAAACCAAGAGAAAAGAGTGTAAAAGATGCAAAAACTGTAGATAAACAAGTTGAACAAATTGTTCAAAAGGTTGATCAGGATGTACATAAAGAAGTTATTGATCTTCAAAAGAGTTCATTGCTTAATAACCAGGAGGTAGAAATGAGGAATGATTTGTTACATTTGTTGGAGAGCGTGGCAGTGTTTTCAGATTTGCCGAAGGAAAGATTGCTCGAGTTGAGTTCTCACTTCAAGCTAAGGTCATTTTTCGCTAACACAAGCATAATTCTGGCTGGAGAACACCCCAAGGAGTTTTACATAGTGGCATCAGGAACAGTCTCGAGCTATGTTTATGATCCAAGTGACTCTGAGGATACTTACAGACTCGCCTATCTTAGTTCAGACTACTTTGGAGAGTCTTTCATCATTGATGATACGCCAAGTGACGAGTTCTATATTGCAGATACCCACGTCACGCTCCAGGCCATGAACTCGAAACTATTTAAAACACTCTTGGCAGACCAATTTAACGCATTTAAATGTAGATTAACTGAACTTAAGCATTATAGCAGTTATGGAGCACATAGACTTGGAACAggtaaaattttaaccaCGAGATTTGGAACCACTAGACTGGGGACTGGGAAATTTGGAAATACCAAATTTGGAACTGTTAGATTGGGAACTAAAATCGGAACAAGTGTTAACTTGGATAGGTTTATGACAGATGAAAAGGAAGTCAAAGCGTATACAGTCTTGGGAAAAGAGCTTCTTGTGTTTATGAAGAACTTTTACTTCTTTACAAAGTGCGAACAGATGAATAAGCTAGCGAAAAAGGTAACGTACCAGGAGTACTGTAACAAGGAGATTTTAGAAGAAGTGGCAAAGGGTAATGGGCTGTTTATGATATTCAAGGGCAAAATCTCTATGCAAATCTATGAACAAAGTAATAATAGACAACTTGAACTGCTCTGCTTTGCTCCAAATTCGTActttttcaatttcaaacCCAAAAGTGAAACTGTGTCAAACATACTTGATAGGAAATCTTTGGTTGTCACCGAGAATGTCAAACTTCTGTATTTGGCCCAAAAGTATGTACAAAAGTGTTTGGCGGATTCCTTACCTCAAATGACAACTTACCTCGAAAATCTCTATAAATCAAGGTATATACATATTTCTACTGTTGGAGATAAGGTTACTAGTACTAGTACCAGCAGTGGTGATGAGGATAGTGAGGATTCAGTACATGAAGGTGTTCCCGATAAAAGTGTTTCCTCATCAGAAGTTTCCGAATCATCCGGTGATGATGCTGCCAGTTTATCTGAGTCACCTACCCCCTCAAAGGATCTGTCAGATTCACCAGAACCTTCCAAGGAATCAACTGAAAGTGTCAACTATATTGAACCTACACTTGAAGATAGTGAAAGTATAAAAGAATCCACGGATAGTATAAAGGAATCAACTGAAACTGTAAAGGAATCCACGGATAGTATAAAGGAATCAACTGAAAGTGTAAAGGATAGTGAATTAAATGTTGAAGATAGTGATAGTATAAAAGAATCAACTGATAGTATAAAGGACAGTGAATCTACACCTGAAGACAGTGAACTAAATGTTGAGGACAGTGAATCTACACCTGAAGACAGTGAACAAACATCTGATAGTGTTTCAGAAGATGGTCTTATTGTTTCAAGGCGTTCATTTGAAAACGCCATGGATGTTTCAATTCGTGGCTCCACATATAGAAGTGAGAAATTAGAAAGCTCTAGAAGTGGTTCCATACATACAAGACAAAAGTTTGAAAGCTCTAGAAGTGGCTCTATACATACAAGCGAGAAACTTGAAAGTTCCAGGAGTAGTAAACTGGATAGCTCAAGAACCTATTTGACTTCTGATTCATCAGTTCTTAACAAAATTGCTTCAAGGCGCTCGTTCGAGGATCCTGCTGATGTTTCGATTCGAGGTTCTACCTACAGAAGTGAAAAATTAGATAGTTCCAGGTCCAGTTCTAGTTTACCTAGCAAGTCTGGCATTATGCTTGATAATGGACGTATTGTATCAAGGCGTTCCTTTGAAGATCCTGTAGATGTTTCGATTCGAGGTTCCACATTCAGAAGTGAGAAATTAGATAGTTCTAGAAGTAGTAGAGTTGAACCCAAGGAATCATCAAGATCAAGTTTAAGCAGTGGTAGAGAACACTTTatggataaaataatgaGGAAAATGGAATCATATAAATCACTAATATACTCATCCGACACCCCAAAAACTACCAGTAAAGATGTTAGCGCTAGAGAAGTGACTGATGATAGCGTTAAAGAAAGTGTAAAGGACGAATTGGATTACGAGATGATTAGAAGAAATACATTGATGGCATCACATGTGTTAATTTCCGATACGGATCTGACTTCAAGAACATCCTCCAACGAAAAACCAGAATCGTCAGAACACGTCCTATCAGAACACTTTACATCTTCAAGAGTTTCATCTGGCAGACCGTTGTCCAAAACACTTTCATCAGAACAAGTTGAACCAGttgtaaatattattgaatCAGTGGTTGAGAGTTTGGAAACCTTTGAAGATGAGAATAGAGAAAGGGAACAGAATTTGTTTGATAGTATAAAGGAAAGTGATGTCGGGAGCGTAGCAAGCGATGTTAAGTTCATATTTAACCTGCCAAACCTAGAAGGAGATGAGAGTGTGAGGAAACTGAACCTTGAAAGTCAAGAAGTGAGTGAAAAGTTGGATAGTTCAAGAGTTGATGGTAACGATAACTTTGTTAGTATAAAAACATTGCCcatgtataataatttgaatattgatttaaataagGAGCCCGAAGTTAAGTACGTGGAACATCATAGTCTAGACGAAGCGGTGGAAGCGTCTGAGAACATGTTTGAGGATGAAATGGAACAAATGTCAGACAAGATTGTTCAAAGACAAACCTCGTCATCGTTTTTGCTAACCTCAAATTCTATCAATTATGGAGATGCATCAGCAGAAAAAATTGCAAGATTGGAAGCACTTGATAAGTTAATAAGTAAAAATTATCCCACTGTCCAAGATTCTATTAACACCGTAGTTGAAGTTATACGCTTAAGGTCCCTTAATACCCATTCTTCAATTACACCACCAGTTCTAACACCGTCAGTTCACTCCCTTTATAATGACTTGGAACTGGAAAATGGGGATCAATTAAAGAAGGATATACCGGAGGAAAAGGCTGAGAAATTGGATGAGTTAGGTTCAAAGTCTCCTTCACTTGACATTAGTGAGATTCCAAATcttaaaaaaatattgtCAAAAGTGCACGAAATGTATGTTGGCCAGGAAGAGCAAGAACAATCAGTGAGTGGATCCAAGTTCTCCTCGATAGACGACGTTTATATCCACCTGAACAATATCGAGAAATTGTACTCTAAATCATACAGTACTGAGATGAATGCCTTAGGACCCCAAGTAGATAATGTTCCTAAGCCACAGGCTGATGTTGTTGAAGGTGTTAAAATGGAAACTATGGACAGCGTGTATGGACTTGATAGTATGTATAAATCTAGTGATGATGTTATGATTGAAAAGGTTTCTGAAGAGACTAAATTGGAAGATGCTAAGCCACAAGTTGATGTTGATGAAAGTGTTAAAATGGGAAGTATGGATAGTGTGTATGGGTTGGATAGCATGTATAAATCTAGTGATAGCATGTTTGAATTGGAGACGCTCTATAAACAAACTTCTAATGTGCTTAACAAGTCACTTTCAGATGAAATTTATGACACTGACCAGGACGAAGTTCTAGAGCAAACTGAGCCCCAAGATACGTTACTTACTACCATCTCTAAATCATTCAATACAATAACTCAGGAATTCACAGTAGACAACATAACCAAGAAATTGTCAATAGACGATATAACTGATAAATTCACCCTGGATAATATAACAGAAGGAATGTCAATTGATGGTATAGCTGAGAAACTATCTGTTGATGGAATAACTGAGAAATTCGAGGGAATAACACTGGATAATTTGAGTAGGGAAATAAGTAACATTGGTGAAGAAATTTCAGGAATGTTGTCATCTAAATCAACTCTGAAAAGCGGTTCGGATGCTGCGGAAATTGCAGGAGTTGAAGAAGCTGAGGAAGAGCAGGGGACCAGTGTGTTTGAATCCTCAAAATTAATGATCAGTAGCATTTTTGAcaatattacaatatatCCCTCAAAAACAATGACACCAACTGAATCATCAGAACAAACACAATTGGAACCAAAAGAAGAGCAAGAGGAGGAAAAAGATGAAGGATATGGTGAAGTGGAGTTGAGTGAGaataatgtatttattGACAAGTATAATTTGGTGAGGAGAATAAGTTTGGATTCGTCATCATATGTCAGTTCGACAAGTAGTACTGAGAGAACGACGTCAGATACAGGGGGTCAACAACTTGAAAATTCCTCTGGGGAATACACACAACCGAACCAAACAATTGAATACAGCGATGGTTCCAGCCTTTTGAACTTCCCTGCTGGTCAGATTCTTGAATCCATGGATAGTGTTAGTTTGGATATGGATAATAGTTTAGAGGAAACTAGTGTAGATAATAGTGCCAGTTTAGATACTAGTGTGATGGATACTAGTGTGGTGGATATGGATAATAGTCCTAAGGATAGTGGTGATGCGAGTTATTTAACGAGTGATAAAGGGTTGCATTCTAGTGTTGAGTCTTTTGGAACCGATGCTTACTCCGAGTCATTCCACTCATCAGATTCCTCAGACTCCGTAACAATGGACAATAGCGTTGTTTTGGATAACAGTGTAACTGTCGACAATAGTGTTACGATAAAGGAAAGCCAGGAATCAAGTGATTATTCAGAGTCTGAACTGACAAGTTCGTCAACCATTAGAAGTGAGGTTGAAAAGGTTACAAATACCACTAGTGTAAGTGAGGACAATAGATCTCTGTGCTCATCACTAAATACCACTACGGACACTTCAACGACTAGCGTCCATTCATCAGATCGCTCAACAATAACCGATAGCTCTGCAAATACCAGTTTGACCGAGAGTGTGAGCGTAAGTGATTCAGTTGACACGAGTCTAACTGAAAGTTTTAGCAGTAGAAGAACTAGTATGGATAGTGATTTCCAAGACTCTACTGACATTAATAACGCATCACCATTCTCGGGATTATCCGACAATTCCTCCATTGTTTATAGTAAACAGTTTTCTGACTTTAATGAATCACAGTCAGACCAACAAGAATTGGAACAAGATGAAGAACTAAATGAAGAAGAGGAGGAAGATTATGAGGAACAAAAAtatgaagatgaagaaatGGAGGAAGAGTATGCAGAAACAGATGAAACAGTGGGTTCATATGAAgaagaggaagaagaaTACGATGAGGAGATGATCTTGAACATAAagaatttgtttatttcaACGTTGAAGAATAAGTACAAGTCAATAGGGGCTTCGTTTAATGCAATGGACCTCGAGTGTACCGGAATGGTAACATGTGAAGTGTTTTTGAGTTTCATCGAGAAGTTGGGAATTGGAGCAATAGACCACAGAGAACAGAACCTGATGTTTGAGCTGTTGAAAGAAGATAATAAGGATTACATAACTGTCGCTTCGTTTTATAGGTTCAGTGGGGAGTGCGTGACGACATTGGCGGAGTTGAACCAGCACTTTATATCTATTTTTGGAAGCAGTAGAATGGCATTTGAACGTTTTTTCACAACACTCACCAAGGCAACGATGTGCTCCAGAGTCGATTTTGAGTACATATTGACTCAAGTTGGAATACCTGAAAAGGACGCAAATGTACTGTTTGACGCTTTGGATGTCTGCGAAAATGATTCAGTCTCAGTTTTCACAATCCTAAAGATTTTGGTCGGGGATTGGGACAGAGAAACTGCCTTAGAGTATGAGGAAAAGATTAACACTAATTTCAACAGACTATTGACATATCTCACGCCTGAAGCTGATAACTTTAACAGCGAATTCACAAGAACACTCTCAAGTCAGTTTTTCGATCAGGGATTAGACTGCTCATTAGTAAATGACTCATACGAGGAGTTTTATATTGATAGAGAACTCTTTTACTTTGATGAACTGTACTCGTTGATTTCCTCTAGACCAGAATTTAGCCAAGTGTCTCTGCCACAAAAGAGGTTTATCATTTCACTCTTCAACATTATCACGTTTGGACCGAGTGCAGCAAGCTCAGATTCAGAGGAGGATTCCAACCCATCAGAACAATGTAGTGAGGAAGATAAGATGGAACAAGTAGATTTGATATGTAGTAATGAATATGATGTGCCATTGATAGCGTTGATAAGTGGAACTGCGGATGTGAGTTTTGAGGGTATAACGTACCCGAAACACGTTAAATTTACCGGCCCATCGTTCCCAAATTACGAGCAGTTTATACAGTCGGCACAAGTTTATACAACGCCAGAACCTATCCCAACTAATAAAACACCCTGTAACTATAACATCACAGTTTCAAACTCCCAAAGTAAATCACAAGGAAGAGAAAATGTGGTTGGAATAATGCCATTAACGAGTTTCATATATAATGTGGTGCCTTTGTTAAATGAAAGAAGTAGAAGACTTCCCGTCATGTTACAGTTTTTGAAAACTGTTCCCAGTTTCAGTGTGTATACTGACGAGGAGCTGGATAACATAGTGGTCGCTTGTACTGTTAGGCAGTTTAAGCTTCACGAGACTGTGATTAAGACTGGTGAAGTTCCGACTCACTTTTACCTGATATTCAATGGCTCAGTGACTATCACAAACGAGTTCAACTTCCAATTCAAGACTGTCTCCAAGGGTAACTTCTTCTCCACATTCGACATTGTCAATAACCAACTCAACACGTTTACAGTCTATGCCAATTGCACCTTGGTCCTTCTCAGCTGGGAGCGAAGCGAGTTCTTCAGAGTGTTTACCAAGTATGCAACACTCCTCGATAACGACTCTTGCAACATGGATGACTTCCAGAACCAAATTTCTCAAAAAAGCATTGATAAAAAAGTCTCATTTGCCGAGACTCCTTAA
- a CDS encoding uncharacterized protein (all_bases.C.cand.378 - hypothetical protein) has protein sequence MNSKNTCLCVDKLNQLHNTIHTELVDCKDKVWNFKIASLTKERDSLLLRNEDLRSKLTDLQSKIASDPFMARRYQELCNIKPSENLENTDISQVYKQLYTYQDLNNELKDRLSLEQMNSMSWKHKFYDLENKISSQISELLQLTQSGNCVESTDYAKFKTEHYSKVAKEALELLKQAKNRIEGDRYSNFLHSYII, from the exons ATGAATAGTAAGAATACATGTCTGTGCGTCGACAAACTTAACCAGTTACATAATACAATCCACACAGAACTCGTCGATTGCAAAGATAAGGTCtggaattttaaaattgcAAGTTTAACTAAGGAAAGAGATTCCTTATTACTCAG aaaCGAGGATTTGAGGTCAAAATTGACCGATTTGCAGTCTAAAATAGCTTCGGACCCTTTTATGGCCCGAAGATACCAAGAActttgtaatattaaaccctcagaaaatttggaaaatacTGATATTTCTCAAGTGTACAAACAGCTCTACACATATCAA gatTTAAATAACGAGCTAAAGGACCGTCTGTCTCTGGAGCAGATGAATTCCATGTCCTGGAAGCACAAGTTTTACGATTTAGAGAACAAAATTTCATCCCAAATTTCGGAACTATTGCAACTTACCCAATCTGGAAATTGTGTTGAAAGCACAGATTACGccaaatttaaaactgAACATTATTCTAAAGTAGCTAAAGAAGCTTTAGAATTACTAAAGCAAGCTAAAAATAGGATTGAAGGAGATCGTTAcagtaattttttacacagttatataatttaa
- a CDS encoding phosphate transporter, putative (chr2.C.cand.251 - phosphate transporter, signal peptide;~9 probable transmembrane helices predicted for TA13530 by TMHMM2.0 at aa 7-26, 46-68, 89-111, 145-167, 180-202, 230-252, 485-502, 531-553 and 715-737;~Signal peptide predicted for TA13530 by SignalP 2.0 HMM (Signal peptide probability 0.634, signal anchor probability 0.363) with cleavage site probability 0.220 between residues 23 and 24), which yields MASSHPELLWILIATGISCCLLAVSIGSNDVANAFSTSIGSGTLNLRSAIAIAFIFEILGSIFLGGTVSDSIRARILKISAFADAPRDLALGMLSSSLGSFIFLAASSFIGIPVSTTHSLLGALAGFGVACGRLSGVRWIELLYIVISWFIVPIISVIASATFYIIIQELILKRRESFNVMLNFHWVFNIIFSVPLSIFISYENSVLRSSIGSFAESYRAWFHRSKWNKFLSVLIVLSVFTALSSIVSYTVLHFRLKDNWSYIESLYNIDPSITRSNKKNSRKFRLKKHRFNTNSGKDTQSDLEQEASKKDRSHDIENPEESCSAPENKESKNYTNKNSPSTSVSKNFKEGQESEDEKTPKNKQDKSEGGNSTDSSQEDYSMDDSMTRTDSSIHRFLTGIKSAFVTSFNKSRSFTNTNIHLDYHEQTSIDSIKSNTGRHSSSVNCVNKSRSNTSGLSDRRKNLSRYKKVVVPTEIKKTQNHMAQTAFSAIQIVGASIAIISQSSNDTANAVSAFATIYFLYMDGINEEVKATPWYILMIGGFLMGIGLTFFGYKVIKTVGLNITRVTPSRGYTIDCSSGTIVLILSYLGVPISSTHVAVSSILGVGMVQHLPSYNKQYSFIYTDEKSSDLDPKNETTNNDTREISGQRNLDSANADTHHTSGENGNPCRSVSGVGTTPSVINFYAPREKGLLGFFRSIFSRITTRHVNFGLYRKIFITWIVTIFSTGLLSAIIFLVFKLFYTFS from the coding sequence ATGGCATCATCACATCCCGAACTTTTGTGGATATTGATAGCCACTGGAATCTCATGCTGTCTTCTAGCCGTATCTATAGGCTCGAATGACGTAGCAAACGCATTTTCAACCTCTATAGGAAGCGGAACTTTGAACCTTCGCTCGGCAATTGCTATAGCGTTCATATTTGAGATTCTAGGCTCGATTTTCCTCGGCGGAACAGTTTCAGACTCAATCAGAGcaagaattttaaaaatttcagCATTTGCAGACGCACCGAGGGATTTGGCGCTTGGAATGTTGTCCTCCTCCCTAGGCTCGTTTATTTTCCTAGCTGCTTCCTCATTTATTGGAATACCAGTCTCAACCACACATAGCCTTTTGGGAGCTCTTGCCGGGTTTGGAGTGGCCTGTGGCCGTTTGTCAGGAGTGCGGTGGATTGAACTGCTGTACATTGTCATTTCATGGTTCATAGTTCCGATTATATCGGTGATTGCGAGCGCGACCTTCTACATAATAATCCAGGAGTTGATTCTAAAACGCAGAGAATCGTTCAATGTCATGCTGAACTTTCACTGGGTTTTCAACATCATTTTTTCAGTACCGCTCTCAATATTCATCTCATACGAAAACTCAGTCCTGAGGTCAAGTATAGGGTCATTCGCAGAGTCCTACCGCGCATGGTTCCACAGATCAAAATGGAACAAGTTTTTGTCAGTTTTAATAGTGCTGTCAGTGTTTACAGCGCTTTCTTCAATAGTTTCCTACACAGTTTTACATTTCAGATTAAAGGACAACTGGTCCTATATAGAGTCATTATACAATATAGATCCCAGCATAACAAGGtcaaataaaaaaaatagCCGAAAATTTAGGCTCAAAAAACATAGATTTAATACTAACTCGGGGAAAGATACTCAATCAGATCTCGAACAGGAAGCTAGTAAGAAAGACCGTTCACATGATATTGAGAACCCGGAAGAATCTTGTTCAGCTCCTGAAAATAAGGAGAGCAAGAATTATACAAACAAAAATTCACCCTCGACTTCAGTGtcaaaaaattttaaagagGGTCAGGAAAGTGAAGATGAGAAAACcccaaaaaataaacaagATAAATCTGAAGGGGGTAATTCAACAGATTCAAGCCAAGAGGATTACTCCATGGATGATTCAATGACAAGAACAGACTCGAGTATACACAGGTTCTTAACAGGGATTAAAAGCGCATTTGTGACCTCATTTAACAAGAGCAGAAGTTTCACCAATACCAATATACACCTGGATTATCACGAACAAACATCAATAGATAGCATTAAGTCAAATACAGGTCGACATAGCTCCTCTGTtaattgtgtaaataaGTCGAGATCAAACACATCTGGTTTATCAGATAGGCGCAAGAACCTGTCGAGGTACAAGAAGGTTGTAGTCCCAACTGAAATCAAGAAGACCCAGAACCATATGGCCCAGACAGCCTTTTCAGCAATTCAAATCGTTGGAGCCTCAATCGCAATCATTTCACAATCCTCAAATGACACAGCAAATGCAGTATCGGCTTTTGCCACAATTTACTTTTTATATATGGACGGCATAAATGAGGAAGTTAAGGCCACGCCCTGGTACATTCTTATGATTGGCGGATTTCTGATGGGAATTGGCCTCACCTTTTTCGGCTACAAGGTTATTAAAACTGTCGGACTCAATATCACTCGCGTCACACCCTCCAGAGGTTACACTATCGATTGCTCCTCTGGAACAATTGTTCTCATCCTGTCCTACCTCGGAGTTCCAATCAGCTCAACCCACGTAGCAGTCTCCTCCATCCTCGGTGTTGGCATGGTCCAACACCTGCCCTCATATAACAAACAGTACTCATTCATCTACACTGACGAAAAGAGCAGTGACTTAGATCCCAAAAACGAAACCACGAACAATGATACTCGAGAAATATCTGGACAAAGGAACCTAGATTCCGCCAATGCCGACACTCACCACACTTCAGGAGAAAATGGTAATCCTTGTCGAAGTGTATCAGGCGTAGGCACAACACCGAGCGTAATTAATTTCTATGCACCCAGGGAGAAGGGTCTGCTCGGTTTCTTTAGGAGTATTTTCTCCAGGATCACTACCAGGCACGTCAACTTCGGTCTCTACAGGAAGATTTTTATCACCTGGATCGTCACGATTTTCTCCACTGGGCTCCTCAGCGCTATCATCTTCCTCgtatttaaactattttataCCTTTTCATAG